One window of Atribacter laminatus genomic DNA carries:
- the lepA gene encoding translation elongation factor 4 — protein sequence MTENQSIRNFCIIAHIDHGKSTLADRILDLCHTIPKQKMRDQVLDRMDLERERGITIKAKAVRLEYFSSQRNSSYVFNMIDTPGHADFSYEVSRSLAACEGAILVIDATQGVEAQTLAHTNIALAEGLAILPVINKIDLPSANPDRVCEEIENVLGPDHLPIALVSAKLGKGVEELLEKVIDFIPPPQGQAKKSLKALVFDSIYDSYRGVLPFIRIFEGLINKGIEIMIYSNKQKYQVIEIGIFNPDMKEIESLGPGEVGYISCNIKAIQDCRVGDTITLAINPTSQAVPGYKKAKPMVFCSFYPINAEGYEILKEALEKLQLNDASLMFEPDVSEALGFGFRCGFLGLLHMEIIQERIEREFDIEVVATAPHVVYHVLTKNGEIIEVKSPRDFPSAGEIEEAEEPIVEMKIITPSTAIGGVMDLCQSKRGVLQDMTYLDPNTVIIRYHLPMAEILFDFYNRLKSVSRGYASMDYEFFGYASSNLVKVDILVSKEKVDGLSFISHEENAARRSRELVTRLRKLIPRQMFTVSVQAAIGGKIIAREDVAALRKDVLAKCYGGDITRKRKLLEKQKEGKKRMKAVGKISLPQEAFLAVLQTEEQ from the coding sequence ATGACAGAGAATCAATCAATTCGAAACTTTTGTATAATTGCTCACATCGATCACGGAAAATCAACCTTGGCTGATCGTATTTTGGATTTATGCCATACTATTCCTAAACAGAAAATGCGAGATCAAGTATTGGATCGGATGGATTTAGAGCGAGAAAGAGGAATTACTATCAAGGCAAAAGCAGTGAGATTAGAATATTTTTCTTCTCAGCGGAATTCTTCTTATGTTTTTAATATGATCGACACTCCCGGTCATGCCGATTTCAGTTATGAGGTGTCAAGAAGTTTAGCGGCTTGCGAAGGAGCAATATTGGTTATCGATGCTACCCAAGGCGTTGAGGCACAAACCTTAGCTCATACCAACATTGCTTTAGCCGAAGGCTTAGCCATATTGCCAGTCATCAATAAAATAGATCTTCCCTCAGCCAACCCCGATCGAGTTTGTGAAGAAATTGAGAATGTCCTTGGCCCTGACCACCTCCCTATAGCTTTAGTGAGTGCTAAATTGGGGAAGGGGGTTGAAGAACTCTTAGAAAAAGTAATTGATTTCATTCCACCACCTCAGGGTCAGGCGAAAAAATCTCTGAAGGCTTTAGTATTTGATTCGATATATGATTCCTACCGGGGGGTTCTGCCTTTTATACGAATTTTTGAAGGTCTCATTAATAAAGGTATTGAAATAATGATTTATTCGAATAAACAAAAATACCAAGTGATAGAAATAGGTATATTTAATCCTGACATGAAAGAGATTGAATCTCTTGGGCCAGGTGAGGTTGGATATATTTCTTGTAATATAAAAGCTATTCAGGATTGCCGAGTCGGAGACACGATAACTTTGGCGATCAATCCAACTTCTCAAGCCGTGCCGGGCTACAAAAAGGCAAAACCGATGGTTTTTTGTAGTTTTTATCCGATAAATGCCGAGGGATATGAAATCTTAAAAGAGGCATTGGAAAAGCTCCAGCTCAACGATGCTTCTTTGATGTTTGAACCCGATGTCTCTGAGGCTTTGGGATTCGGCTTTCGCTGTGGGTTTTTAGGTTTACTCCACATGGAAATCATACAAGAACGTATCGAGCGAGAATTTGACATTGAAGTGGTAGCGACTGCTCCTCACGTAGTTTATCACGTCTTGACAAAAAATGGAGAGATTATTGAGGTGAAATCTCCTCGGGATTTCCCTTCTGCCGGAGAAATTGAAGAGGCCGAGGAACCAATTGTCGAAATGAAAATTATAACTCCATCTACCGCCATTGGAGGGGTTATGGACCTCTGCCAATCCAAGCGAGGGGTTTTACAAGACATGACTTATCTGGATCCAAATACAGTGATTATACGTTACCATCTTCCCATGGCTGAAATTCTTTTCGATTTTTATAACCGTCTTAAATCGGTTAGTCGTGGATATGCAAGCATGGACTATGAATTTTTTGGTTATGCCTCTTCCAATCTGGTTAAAGTGGATATTTTAGTGAGTAAGGAAAAGGTTGATGGATTATCCTTTATCAGTCACGAAGAAAATGCTGCCCGTCGGTCACGAGAATTGGTGACCCGTTTGAGGAAATTAATTCCTCGGCAGATGTTTACTGTTTCAGTTCAAGCTGCTATTGGTGGAAAAATCATTGCTCGAGAAGATGTGGCAGCCTTACGAAAAGACGTATTAGCAAAATGTTACGGTGGAGATATTACCCGGAAAAGAAAACTTTTAGAAAAGCAAAAAGAAGGGAAAAAGAGAATGAAGGCGGTAGGCAAAATAAGCCTTCCCCAGGAAGCGTTTTTAGCCGTTTTACAAACTGAAGAACAATGA
- the truA gene encoding tRNA pseudouridine(38-40) synthase TruA, producing MHKLKDSTSRSTKRNNLVMIIEYDGTNYFGWQSQPNHRSVQSVLTQGLSSVLNQPVVLHASGRTDAGVHALGQVANCHVELNLDIPPLFRALNSYLPPDIRVIHLQEAPFSFNARKDATGKEYHYWMYCGSQFPVFMRHYMFYPGNYRIDWPLLKECINLFLGEHDFTAYSASGSSAVNMVREIHQFEVCDYKDGFLSFRIVGNGFLYKMVRILLGEIWMVQLGKKKIDDLHFALSQPNRGKHRLCLPPHGLYLTRVFYPDYDFGESDHFSLSFPFFFQNKGSIFK from the coding sequence ATGCATAAATTGAAAGATAGTACATCGAGAAGCACTAAAAGAAACAATTTGGTAATGATAATCGAATATGATGGAACCAATTATTTTGGCTGGCAAAGTCAACCAAATCACCGGAGCGTCCAATCGGTTCTCACTCAAGGACTCTCATCAGTTCTAAATCAACCGGTCGTTCTCCATGCATCAGGTCGAACTGATGCCGGAGTTCATGCTTTAGGACAGGTGGCGAACTGCCATGTCGAATTAAACTTGGATATACCTCCTCTATTTCGGGCGTTAAATTCCTACCTTCCTCCAGATATCAGAGTGATACACCTTCAAGAAGCCCCTTTCTCCTTTAATGCTCGCAAAGACGCTACCGGCAAAGAGTATCATTATTGGATGTATTGTGGAAGCCAATTTCCAGTGTTTATGCGTCATTATATGTTTTACCCGGGAAATTACCGGATTGATTGGCCACTTTTAAAAGAATGTATCAATCTCTTTTTAGGGGAACATGATTTCACTGCCTATAGTGCTTCTGGAAGCTCCGCAGTGAACATGGTTCGTGAAATTCATCAATTTGAAGTTTGTGATTATAAAGATGGTTTTTTGTCTTTTCGGATCGTAGGAAATGGTTTTTTGTATAAAATGGTTCGAATCCTTTTAGGGGAAATCTGGATGGTTCAGTTGGGGAAGAAAAAGATTGATGACCTTCACTTTGCTTTGTCCCAACCCAACCGAGGGAAGCATCGGTTATGCCTACCTCCTCACGGGTTGTATCTTACCCGGGTTTTTTATCCAGACTATGATTTTGGGGAAAGTGATCACTTTTCACTTTCCTTTCCGTTTTTCTTTCAAAATAAGGGCTCAATATTTAAATAA
- the hemW gene encoding radical SAM family heme chaperone HemW, translated as MREIALYIHVPFCIQKCRYCDFVSYPYHQSEAISDYFKVLVQEIQIRVEKENLQNIVLKSIYFGGGTPSLVPSEILNDFISFLGQNFRFSESIEVSMEANPGTLNSEKIRELAHLGVNRLSLGIQSFQNRFLFFLGRTYQEKEVHNLLKDIIDTGLFLNWSFDLMYGLPFQTFSDWKKEIEYLFRYQPPHFSLYNLTLSHRVPLGVFYKNHFALFPGQDWEASVYRWTQQALRKCGYRRYEISNFAKPGYECLHNLTYWRNQEYLGLGVSSCSYLKGIRMKNASTLSHYQKRIKNCRSPVVNKDILTLKQKLAEEIILALRMSEGFETEKLFQSYPENMVQEKLALLENFALSHFIQEKTGRWILTSKGTLIANQLFLEILD; from the coding sequence ATGAGAGAAATTGCTTTATATATTCATGTTCCCTTTTGTATTCAAAAGTGTCGTTATTGTGATTTTGTTTCCTATCCCTATCATCAGTCGGAAGCTATTTCTGATTATTTTAAAGTTCTCGTTCAAGAGATTCAAATACGAGTAGAGAAGGAGAATCTTCAAAATATTGTTTTAAAGAGCATTTATTTCGGTGGGGGGACCCCATCTTTAGTCCCATCCGAAATTTTAAATGATTTTATATCGTTTCTTGGTCAAAACTTTCGGTTTTCTGAATCGATTGAAGTATCCATGGAAGCGAATCCTGGAACCTTGAATTCAGAGAAAATTCGTGAGCTTGCTCATTTAGGAGTAAACCGTCTCAGTTTAGGAATTCAAAGTTTTCAAAACCGATTTTTGTTTTTTTTAGGGAGAACTTATCAGGAAAAAGAAGTTCATAACCTTCTAAAAGATATAATTGACACTGGTTTGTTTTTGAACTGGAGTTTCGATCTGATGTACGGTCTTCCCTTTCAAACTTTTTCTGATTGGAAAAAAGAAATAGAATATCTATTCAGGTATCAACCCCCTCATTTTTCTCTCTACAACCTTACCCTAAGTCATCGGGTGCCCTTGGGAGTTTTTTATAAAAATCACTTCGCTTTATTTCCTGGACAAGACTGGGAAGCATCAGTCTACCGATGGACACAGCAAGCATTACGGAAATGTGGATATAGAAGATATGAAATTTCAAATTTTGCCAAACCTGGATATGAATGTCTTCACAATCTTACCTATTGGCGAAATCAAGAATATTTGGGTTTGGGAGTATCGTCCTGTTCTTATTTAAAAGGAATCAGAATGAAAAATGCCTCGACGTTGAGTCACTATCAAAAAAGAATCAAAAATTGCCGATCTCCAGTGGTAAACAAAGACATTCTTACCCTTAAACAAAAATTAGCGGAAGAGATAATTCTCGCCTTGAGAATGAGCGAAGGGTTTGAAACGGAAAAACTATTTCAATCTTACCCAGAAAATATGGTTCAAGAGAAACTTGCTCTTCTTGAGAATTTTGCTCTAAGTCATTTTATTCAAGAGAAGACGGGAAGGTGGATTCTTACATCCAAGGGGACTTTAATTGCTAACCAATTATTCCTTGAGATCTTAGATTAA
- the cbiQ gene encoding cobalt ECF transporter T component CbiQ, producing the protein MGKSIAIGQFIPIESPIHRLDPRVKILISAILIVVLFIVKEWLSFLFIGSFIILLTITARIPISYIGKSLKPILFLLAFTLVLQVFFTPGDYIWEYGVLHVSREGLIRGLFIIVRLCLLILCTALLTLTTSPVELTDGLESLMSPFKKWGFPAHELAMMMTIAIRFIPTLMEEADRIIKAQQARGADFESGSLIQRAKNLIPLLVPLFINSFKRADDLAIAMESRCYRGGIGRSRLRILKLRKADILFLSITIIFITMVIFLSRFIW; encoded by the coding sequence CTGGGAAAGAGCATAGCGATTGGACAATTTATCCCAATTGAATCGCCCATCCACCGGCTGGATCCTCGAGTAAAAATCCTAATTTCGGCTATTCTTATTGTTGTTTTATTTATTGTTAAGGAATGGCTATCCTTTCTTTTTATTGGAAGTTTTATCATTTTGTTAACCATAACAGCCCGAATACCAATTTCTTATATCGGAAAAAGTTTGAAACCGATTCTTTTCCTACTGGCTTTTACTCTGGTTTTACAGGTTTTTTTTACCCCTGGAGATTATATTTGGGAGTATGGTGTTCTGCATGTTTCCAGAGAGGGGCTTATCCGCGGGTTATTTATCATTGTTCGACTTTGTCTTTTAATTTTATGTACCGCTCTTTTAACCCTTACTACTTCACCAGTTGAATTGACCGATGGATTGGAATCACTCATGAGTCCTTTCAAGAAATGGGGTTTTCCTGCTCATGAATTAGCGATGATGATGACAATCGCCATCCGTTTTATACCGACCTTAATGGAAGAAGCTGACCGAATCATTAAAGCCCAACAAGCTAGAGGAGCCGATTTTGAATCGGGAAGTTTGATTCAACGAGCTAAAAATCTTATTCCGTTATTGGTTCCCTTATTTATTAATTCATTTAAACGAGCTGATGACTTAGCGATTGCCATGGAATCTCGTTGTTATCGTGGTGGTATCGGTCGGAGTCGCCTACGAATCCTAAAGTTGCGGAAAGCTGATATTCTTTTTCTTAGTATTACTATAATTTTTATAACTATGGTTATTTTTTTGTCCCGGTTTATTTGGTAA
- a CDS encoding DNA-directed RNA polymerase subunit alpha, which translates to MPDIKEMMKFETIELREDPITRAHYGKFSIEPLESGWGVTLGNAIRRVLLSSMEGTAVTSVEIDNIIHEFSSLPGMREDITDLLLNVKGLVLSSSSTEEEEVLRIDVRGNEDSDLPRRVTARDIQPNPNVEIINPDHYLAELNHEGQLAMTLYVNHGKGYQETSEKVARDYRNIQIDAIFTPVRKVNYSVVDTRVGQFTNFDKLILEIWTNGSILPQEALKKSLESLVGEISYIYSLVKESLSDDLTAPVDVALEEHETGEDKLIEELELSVRAYNCLKRARINNLHELLEIINQHPEDLKKIKNLGQKTYEEIVEKVEKLGYELNKVDINEVNNQ; encoded by the coding sequence ATGCCCGATATTAAGGAAATGATGAAATTTGAAACAATTGAGCTTCGTGAGGATCCGATTACCCGAGCTCATTATGGGAAATTTTCCATAGAACCACTAGAATCAGGATGGGGCGTGACTCTGGGGAACGCCATTCGGCGTGTCCTTCTCTCTTCTATGGAAGGAACAGCGGTGACTTCGGTTGAGATCGATAATATCATTCATGAGTTTTCTTCTCTTCCGGGAATGAGAGAAGATATTACCGATCTTCTCCTTAACGTTAAAGGTTTGGTTCTTTCTTCATCGTCAACAGAAGAAGAGGAAGTACTAAGGATTGATGTAAGAGGAAATGAAGATTCCGACCTTCCCCGGCGAGTGACAGCTCGTGATATTCAGCCCAATCCGAATGTTGAGATTATTAATCCGGATCATTATTTAGCCGAGTTGAACCACGAAGGACAACTGGCGATGACTCTTTATGTCAATCATGGCAAAGGGTATCAGGAGACTTCCGAAAAGGTTGCGCGTGATTATCGGAATATTCAAATTGATGCGATATTTACCCCAGTTAGAAAAGTAAATTATAGTGTAGTTGATACTCGGGTTGGTCAGTTTACCAACTTTGATAAACTTATTCTTGAAATTTGGACCAACGGCTCTATCCTTCCTCAAGAAGCTTTAAAAAAATCTCTTGAGTCGCTGGTTGGTGAAATTAGCTATATTTACAGCTTGGTTAAGGAAAGTCTGTCAGACGATTTAACGGCTCCAGTGGATGTTGCCTTAGAAGAGCATGAAACGGGAGAAGACAAGCTTATCGAAGAGTTAGAATTATCAGTTCGTGCCTATAATTGTTTAAAACGTGCTCGAATTAATAATCTTCATGAACTTTTAGAGATCATTAACCAACACCCGGAAGACTTAAAAAAAATCAAAAACTTGGGTCAAAAAACCTATGAAGAGATTGTTGAGAAAGTTGAGAAACTTGGTTACGAACTCAATAAAGTAGATATAAATGAGGTGAACAACCAATGA
- the rpsK gene encoding 30S ribosomal protein S11 has translation MVKRTKGKRKEKKVVREGIAHIKSTFNNTIVAISDRQGNVISWATSGGSGFKGTKKGTPFAAQLAAETAAKKAMDQGLREIEVLVKGPGSGRETAIRSLQATGLVIKSIKDVTPIPHNGCRPPKQRRV, from the coding sequence TTGGTTAAAAGAACAAAAGGGAAACGTAAAGAAAAAAAGGTAGTTCGCGAAGGAATTGCCCATATTAAATCGACATTTAATAATACGATAGTTGCAATTAGCGATAGACAGGGAAATGTCATCTCTTGGGCAACATCGGGAGGAAGTGGTTTTAAGGGGACTAAGAAGGGAACTCCCTTTGCAGCTCAGTTAGCTGCTGAGACGGCTGCAAAAAAAGCCATGGACCAAGGCTTAAGAGAAATAGAGGTTTTGGTGAAAGGACCTGGATCAGGGCGTGAAACAGCTATTCGTTCTTTGCAAGCGACTGGTTTGGTCATAAAATCGATTAAAGATGTGACTCCAATTCCTCACAATGGTTGCCGACCACCCAAGCAAAGAAGGGTTTAA
- the rpsD gene encoding 30S ribosomal protein S4 — MSRYTDAKCRLCRRQGVKLFLKGPRCMTPKCAFEKRPFAPGMSRGSRRRLSDYGVQLREKQKVRYIYGISERQFNNYFVKANRIPGVTGENFLRLLEKRLDNVVFRGGVADSRSDARQMVLHRHFKVNGKIVNIPSFMVSVGDKIELTDVGKKHKKIKEIIDEKEQLNPPSWLEFQPEQFTFTVLREPNRDDIDYQVEESLIVEFYSK; from the coding sequence ATGTCAAGATATACCGATGCCAAATGCAGATTATGCCGGCGACAGGGAGTAAAGTTATTTTTAAAGGGGCCCCGTTGCATGACTCCTAAATGTGCTTTTGAAAAGAGGCCTTTTGCACCGGGAATGAGCCGAGGTTCACGAAGACGCCTTTCCGATTATGGTGTGCAATTGAGAGAGAAACAAAAAGTTCGCTATATTTATGGAATTTCAGAACGGCAATTTAATAATTATTTTGTAAAAGCAAATCGTATTCCGGGAGTTACTGGTGAAAATTTCTTACGTTTGTTAGAAAAGCGCTTGGATAACGTCGTTTTCCGAGGGGGAGTTGCTGATTCAAGAAGTGATGCTCGGCAAATGGTGCTCCATCGCCATTTCAAGGTGAACGGAAAAATAGTTAATATCCCTTCTTTCATGGTTTCAGTGGGAGATAAGATTGAATTAACTGATGTTGGGAAAAAGCATAAAAAGATCAAAGAGATTATTGACGAAAAAGAGCAACTCAATCCACCGAGCTGGTTAGAATTTCAGCCAGAACAATTCACTTTTACGGTGTTACGAGAACCGAATCGGGATGATATTGATTATCAGGTAGAAGAATCTTTGATCGTTGAGTTTTATTCCAAGTAA
- a CDS encoding energy-coupling factor transporter ATPase has protein sequence MIEFDGVSFWFSEDETLIEKKDEVLHNVELVIPKGEFVVLLGRNGSGKSTLAKHCNGLLLPKKGTVNVDGKKTNQSEFLWDIRQKVGLVFQNPDNQIIATTVEEDVAFGPENLGVPQDEIRKRIDQALNIVGMNDFRKKEPHLLSGGQKQRVAIAGVLAMQPEYLVLDEATSMLDPEGRNEIMSLISQLRGSITIFHITHYIEEAVDADRVIIMDQGQIVAQGRPTDIFNQRDQIYEWGLELPLVSETAWILRSRFPELFPSLPLQAEELVAALCSFV, from the coding sequence GTGATTGAATTTGACGGAGTGTCCTTCTGGTTTTCTGAAGATGAAACCTTAATAGAAAAAAAGGATGAAGTTCTTCATAATGTTGAGCTTGTCATTCCTAAAGGCGAGTTTGTTGTTTTATTGGGAAGGAATGGTTCGGGAAAATCAACCTTAGCCAAGCACTGTAACGGATTGTTACTTCCCAAAAAAGGAACGGTTAATGTAGATGGAAAAAAAACCAATCAATCAGAATTTTTGTGGGATATTCGCCAAAAGGTTGGATTGGTTTTCCAAAATCCTGATAATCAGATTATTGCCACAACCGTTGAAGAAGATGTTGCCTTTGGACCAGAGAATCTTGGAGTACCTCAAGATGAAATACGAAAACGGATTGATCAAGCATTAAATATTGTTGGAATGAACGATTTTCGAAAAAAAGAACCCCACCTTCTTTCTGGTGGTCAAAAGCAGCGAGTCGCAATCGCCGGTGTTTTGGCTATGCAACCAGAGTATTTAGTGCTTGACGAGGCAACATCAATGCTTGATCCGGAGGGCAGAAACGAAATCATGTCGCTTATTTCTCAACTTCGTGGATCAATCACTATTTTCCACATTACCCATTATATTGAAGAAGCAGTTGATGCTGATCGGGTTATTATCATGGATCAAGGCCAAATTGTTGCTCAGGGAAGACCAACTGATATATTTAATCAGAGAGATCAAATATATGAATGGGGTTTAGAGCTCCCATTGGTATCGGAAACTGCCTGGATCCTTCGGAGTCGGTTTCCCGAACTATTTCCTTCCCTTCCGCTTCAAGCAGAAGAATTGGTGGCTGCCTTGTGTTCATTCGTCTAG
- a CDS encoding energy-coupling factor transporter ATPase: MFIRLENVYYSYFQNTPFEVQALKNVTLTIDRGESVGIIGRTGCGKSTLIQHFNALLFPAQGSVFIDDEKVQKKGSRLKGIRSKIGLVFQYPEHQIFEETVFDEVAFGPRNNGVSGESLEVTVKWALESVGLDYQELNKKNPFELSGGQMRRVAIASILSMRPEALILDEPTAGLDPEGKRLILGKLKSLREENGTTLILVSHSMDDLAMIAERIIVMDKGTIGLDGPVRQIFSQGEVIERYGIKPPTTAQIAELLRKKGFDIGEGILTAQELSEQIEEKILNGGCQ; encoded by the coding sequence GTGTTCATTCGTCTAGAAAATGTCTATTACAGTTATTTCCAAAATACTCCTTTTGAAGTTCAAGCTCTTAAGAATGTCACTCTCACTATTGACAGGGGAGAGTCAGTAGGTATTATTGGAAGAACTGGCTGTGGAAAATCCACCCTCATTCAGCACTTTAATGCTCTCCTTTTCCCCGCTCAAGGATCAGTTTTCATTGATGATGAAAAAGTCCAAAAAAAAGGCTCCCGGCTGAAAGGAATACGAAGTAAAATTGGTTTGGTGTTTCAATATCCTGAACATCAAATATTTGAAGAAACGGTTTTTGACGAGGTTGCCTTCGGACCTCGAAATAACGGTGTGAGTGGTGAAAGCTTAGAAGTAACTGTTAAATGGGCTTTGGAAAGTGTTGGTTTGGATTACCAGGAATTGAATAAAAAGAATCCCTTCGAATTAAGCGGAGGCCAAATGAGACGAGTTGCCATTGCCAGTATTCTGTCAATGCGGCCCGAAGCCTTAATTTTAGATGAGCCAACGGCTGGACTTGATCCGGAGGGGAAAAGACTCATTCTGGGGAAACTGAAAAGCCTACGAGAAGAAAATGGGACAACCCTGATCCTAGTATCCCATAGCATGGATGACTTGGCCATGATTGCGGAAAGAATAATTGTGATGGATAAAGGGACTATTGGATTAGATGGTCCAGTACGTCAAATTTTTTCTCAGGGAGAAGTTATAGAACGCTATGGAATAAAGCCGCCTACTACTGCTCAAATAGCTGAATTACTTCGAAAAAAAGGATTTGACATTGGAGAAGGAATTTTAACCGCTCAGGAATTATCTGAACAAATAGAAGAAAAGATATTAAATGGAGGATGCCAATAA
- the murJ gene encoding murein biosynthesis integral membrane protein MurJ yields the protein MVKERSLIRNAAVVGAGTFLSRITGLIREILVSSMFGASWVTDVFFVAYTIPNLLRRLFAEGALSTSVIPVFSQYSEKSHEESQKFIYSIFTGLTMVVSVVCMIGMTFSPWIVEMVGVGFRSEPDKIQMAINMTRIMFPFLLIISWSALVMGILNTLHIFSWSAIAPVFFNAGTILTLLLLRAYAGPYSLAIGVLVGGVGQFVIQLYPFYKKGYVLRFFRKFWHDPGFREVIRLMLPVTLALAVGQLNTLVDRIIASTCQEGAVSALYYADRLLELPLGIFGIALSTAILPSLSQLVFKNNPQEWNNTFTQGIRLVLFIMIPVTSYLAIFRNEAIRLIYERGMFDSVATQMTAQSLLFYVPGLVFFSMNHVITKAFYSLKDTVTPVRISVIMVGINVILDLILVRYLGFSGLALATALVAVFNCIWLFFSLKRKHAFYEKDRTFYSWLVKIVILNLFFIGLCWGILPVVQNLQSTLSLLAFFGISLIIFSLIYVLLSQLMGLKEGKSIWSFMLRKLVGKG from the coding sequence ATGGTTAAAGAACGATCACTGATAAGAAATGCCGCGGTAGTTGGAGCTGGTACATTTCTTTCCCGTATCACTGGACTCATCAGGGAAATCCTGGTTTCCTCAATGTTTGGAGCTTCTTGGGTAACTGATGTGTTTTTTGTTGCCTACACCATACCAAACCTGCTTCGGCGCTTGTTTGCAGAGGGAGCTCTCAGTACTTCGGTTATTCCGGTATTTTCTCAATATTCAGAAAAAAGCCACGAAGAATCCCAAAAGTTTATTTATTCAATATTCACTGGTCTTACTATGGTCGTATCAGTTGTTTGTATGATAGGAATGACTTTTTCACCTTGGATTGTTGAAATGGTTGGAGTCGGCTTTCGTTCCGAACCGGATAAAATTCAAATGGCTATTAATATGACTCGCATTATGTTTCCCTTCTTGCTCATCATATCCTGGTCAGCTTTGGTCATGGGAATACTGAACACCCTTCACATTTTCAGTTGGTCAGCGATAGCACCGGTTTTTTTTAATGCTGGGACGATTCTTACTCTTTTGCTGCTCAGAGCCTATGCCGGCCCGTATTCTTTAGCAATCGGTGTGCTGGTTGGCGGTGTTGGTCAATTTGTTATTCAACTTTATCCCTTTTATAAAAAAGGGTATGTTCTCCGTTTTTTTAGAAAATTTTGGCACGATCCAGGGTTTCGTGAGGTGATTCGACTCATGCTGCCGGTTACCTTAGCTTTGGCAGTTGGTCAGTTGAACACTTTAGTCGATCGAATTATTGCTTCAACCTGCCAAGAAGGAGCCGTATCCGCTCTTTACTATGCTGACCGTTTATTAGAGCTCCCCTTGGGAATTTTTGGTATCGCTCTTTCAACGGCGATTCTTCCTTCTCTGTCACAGTTGGTTTTTAAAAACAATCCTCAGGAATGGAACAATACTTTTACCCAAGGAATCCGATTGGTTTTATTCATTATGATCCCTGTTACAAGTTATCTCGCTATATTTCGCAATGAAGCAATCCGCCTCATATATGAACGGGGGATGTTTGACTCTGTAGCCACTCAAATGACTGCCCAGAGTCTTTTGTTCTACGTTCCTGGACTGGTTTTCTTCTCGATGAATCATGTTATCACCAAAGCCTTTTATTCACTCAAAGATACTGTGACGCCAGTTCGAATCAGTGTTATTATGGTAGGCATCAATGTGATTTTAGATTTAATATTGGTTCGTTATTTAGGTTTTAGTGGTTTAGCTTTAGCAACTGCTCTGGTTGCAGTGTTTAATTGTATTTGGTTATTTTTTTCTCTTAAACGAAAACATGCCTTTTATGAAAAAGACCGTACCTTTTACTCTTGGTTGGTCAAAATAGTCATTCTAAATCTTTTTTTTATTGGACTCTGTTGGGGAATCCTTCCTGTTGTGCAAAACCTACAGAGCACGCTATCGTTGCTGGCTTTTTTTGGGATTTCATTAATTATTTTTAGCTTAATCTATGTCTTACTATCTCAACTTATGGGATTGAAAGAAGGGAAATCAATTTGGTCTTTTATGCTTCGAAAGCTGGTTGGAAAGGGTTAA
- the rplQ gene encoding 50S ribosomal protein L17 yields MKRGKLGRTTSHKEAMLSNLLVSLIKSGAVETTECKAKNLKPLFERIISQAIEGTNATTIQVMRWVDDKEAFKTLQRSLVPRLKERKGGYCRIYKTRFRQGDGAPMARVEILSE; encoded by the coding sequence ATGAAAAGAGGGAAGTTAGGTCGCACGACTTCCCATAAAGAAGCCATGTTATCGAATCTTTTAGTTTCCTTGATTAAGTCAGGGGCAGTGGAAACAACTGAGTGTAAAGCAAAAAACCTCAAACCGCTTTTTGAAAGAATTATATCTCAAGCAATCGAAGGAACTAATGCAACAACTATTCAAGTAATGCGTTGGGTTGACGATAAAGAAGCCTTTAAAACCCTTCAAAGGAGTTTAGTTCCACGCTTGAAAGAAAGAAAAGGGGGATACTGTCGGATTTATAAAACGAGATTTCGCCAAGGAGACGGGGCTCCAATGGCACGGGTTGAAATACTTTCTGAATAA